TTTCACGGCATCTTACCCGTAAAAAGCCTCAAGAGATCATTATAAAGGGCAAAGGCCATCAGTGAAATTATGATAAAAATCCCTGCCTTTTGTGCAATCATCATTGTATTTTCTTTTAAAGGCTTGCCCCTCAAAGCCTCTATTGACAGGAAAAGCATGTGCCCTCCGTCAAGCACCGGTATCGGAAGCAGGTTCAGGACTCCCAAGTTTATGCTTATAATTGCCATGAATAAAAAGAAATCAAGAAAGCCAGCAGAAGCCTGCTTCCCTGCCATCTGAAGTATTAGTATCGGGCCGCCTATACTATCGGCAGGTATGACTCTCTGAAAAAGTTTGACGATTCCGATTACCGTAAGCTCTATTATATCCCATGTTTTCTGCACTGCCATTACAGCGGCCTGAGGCAGAGGCTCTCTCTTGGTAAATGTTTTGCCTGAGGGCGCAATGCCTATTAGTCCTATTTCCTCCTCTTCGCCAAAGATATTAGGAGCCTTTTTTATCTCAGGCACTACATCAATTGAAATAACTCTGTCAGCCCTTTTTATCATGAGGGTTATTTTTTTGTTGGGACTTTTATGGATAACATCGCTGAGTTCTGCCCACTGCGTTACGTTGCTGTCATTTATCCGGAATATGGCATCCCCCTTGATGAGGCCTGCCTTTTCAGACGGAGAGTTTTTTACTGTTTCTCCAACCTCAGGAATTAATACAGGCATTCCAACTGAAAACATAACGGCAAAAAGCAATACGGCAAAAAACAGGTTAAATACAGGACCTGCAAGCACAACCCCCAGTCTTTTTTTCACAGGCTGATGGTTAAAGGCCTCTGCCTTGTCTGCTTCTTTTAATGTTTCTCCCGGCTCTTCACCGAGCATTTTCACATAACCTCCGAGGGGTACGGCAGAGATCATGTACTCAGTATCTCCGAGTTTTTTGCCGAAGAGCCTTGGGCCAAAGCCCAGCGAGAACTTCAGCACCCGTATCCTGCTGAGTTTTGCAAAGATAAAATGCCCGAGTTCATGTACAAATATCAAAGTGCCTAAAAGTACTATTGCCCAGAAAAATGTCATTTTATTCC
This sequence is a window from Nitrospirota bacterium. Protein-coding genes within it:
- the rseP gene encoding RIP metalloprotease RseP; this encodes MTFFWAIVLLGTLIFVHELGHFIFAKLSRIRVLKFSLGFGPRLFGKKLGDTEYMISAVPLGGYVKMLGEEPGETLKEADKAEAFNHQPVKKRLGVVLAGPVFNLFFAVLLFAVMFSVGMPVLIPEVGETVKNSPSEKAGLIKGDAIFRINDSNVTQWAELSDVIHKSPNKKITLMIKRADRVISIDVVPEIKKAPNIFGEEEEIGLIGIAPSGKTFTKREPLPQAAVMAVQKTWDIIELTVIGIVKLFQRVIPADSIGGPILILQMAGKQASAGFLDFFLFMAIISINLGVLNLLPIPVLDGGHMLFLSIEALRGKPLKENTMMIAQKAGIFIIISLMAFALYNDLLRLFTGKMP